A genomic window from Lotus japonicus ecotype B-129 chromosome 1, LjGifu_v1.2 includes:
- the LOC130727702 gene encoding vacuolar sorting protein 39-like has protein sequence MVHSAYDSFELLTDCPSKIESVEPYGSKILLGCADGSLQIYAPATAEEEEEELRKEAYALERSVTGFAKKPVVSMQVVESREMLLSLSESIAFHRLSTFETIAVITKAKGAHAFCWDERRGFLCFARQKRLCIFRHDGGRGFVEVKDFGVPDVVKSMCWCGENVCLGIRKEYMILNATNGALSEVFTSGRIAPPLVVSLPYGELLLGKENIGVIVDQNGKLRPEGRICWSEAPAEVVIPKPYAIALLPRFVEIRSLRAPYPLIQTIVLRNVRHIRQSNNSVILVLENSVHGLFPVPLGVQIVQLTAAGNFEEALSLCKLLPPEDSNLRAAKEGSIHIRYAHHLFDNCSYEEAMEHFLESQVDITYVLSLYPSIILPKTTIVHEPEKFMDIFEDALCLSRGSSTMSDDMEPSPASHISESDENAELESKKMSHNMLMALIKFLHKKRYSVIEKATAEGTEEVVLDAVGDNFASYNSSRHKKITKGRGSTSISSGAREMASVLDTALLQALLLTGQSSLAEDLLGDLNYCDSKICEEILKEGGYLVALVELYKCNSMHREALELVHKLVKDGQSEIAHKFKPETIIEYLKPLCETDPTLVLELSMLVLESNPTQTIELFLSGNIPAHMVNSYLKQHAPNLQATYLELMLAMNEDAVSGNLQNEMVQVYLSEVLDWQADLSSQGKWDEKVYSPKRNKLLSALESMSGYNPEALLKRLPSDALYEERAILLGKMNQHELTLSLYVHKLHVPELALSYCDRVYGSTHKPSVTSPSNIYLMLLQIYLNPRRTTKNYEKRITNLLSPRSTTLPRANSKILLKTRSRGSKKIASIDVAEDIKASLSSTDSSKSDADTDEFPEGGTSIMLDEAIDLLSRRWDRINGAQALKLLPKETKLQNLLSFLGPLLRKSSEMYRNCSVVQSLRQSENLQVKDELYNKRKTVVKITGDDMCSLCHKKIGTSVFAIYPNGKTLVHFVCFRDSQSMKAVAKGSPLRKPF, from the exons ATGGTGCACAGCGCCTACGATTCCTTCGAGCTCCTCACCGATTGCCCTTCGAAGATCGAATCCGTCGAACCGTACGGTTCCAAAATCCTCCTCGGATGCGCCGACGGCTCCCTCCAAATCTACGCGCCGGCGacggcggaggaggaggaggaggagctgcGGAAGGAGGCTTACGCGCTTGAGAGAAGCGTGACCGGCTTCGCGAAGAAGCCTGTGGTGTCAATGCAGGTTGTGGAATCGAGAGAGATGCTCCTCTCGCTCTCAGAATCCATCGCGTTTCACAGGCTTTCCACGTTTGAAACCATTGCTGTCATCACCAAGGCCAAGGGCGCACATGCCTTCTGCTGGGATGAACGCAGAGGCTTCTTGTGCTTCGCCAGGCAGAAGCGGCTCTGTATCTTCCGACATGACG GTGGTAGAGGATTTGTGGAGGTGAAAGACTTTGGTGTTCCTGATGTGGTGAAGTCGATGTGTTGGTGCGGTGAGAATGTATGCTTGGGCATCAGGAAAGAGTATATGATTCTGAATGCCACGAATGGTGCACTGTCTGAGGTTTTTACTTCCGGGAGGATAGCACCGCCTTTAGTTGTCTCGCTTCCTTATGGTGAACTTCTTCTTGGCAAG GAGAACATTGGCGTCATTGTGGACCAAAATGGAAAACTTCGTCCAGAAGGTAGGATTTGTTGGTCAGAGGCCCCAGCAGAAGTTGTAATACCGAAGCCATATGCTATAGCACTGCTGCCTAGATTTGTGGAG ATTCGATCTCTTCGAGCTCCATATCCACTGATACAAACAATAGTTCTTCGAAATGTACGCCATATTCGCCAAAGCAATAATTCTGTGATTCTTGTTTTAGAAAATTCTGTTCACGGCCTTTTTCCTGTTCCTCTTGGAGTCCAG ATTGTACAATTAACAGCTGCTGGTAACTTTGAAGAAGCCTTGTCATTGTGCAAGCTCCTTCCACCTGAAGATTCAAATCTTCGTGCTGCAAAGGAGGGTTCAATTCATATAAG ATATGCCCACCATCTTTTTGACAATTGCAGCTATGAGGAGGCAATGGAACATTTTCTCGAGTCTCAAGTAGATATAACTTATGTTCTTTCTCTCTATCCATCCATTATCCTTCCAAAGACAACTATTGTTCATGAGCCGGAGAAGTTTATGGATATCTTTGAAGATGCTTTATGTCTCTCCCGAGGTTCTTCGACTATGTCAGATGATATGGAACCCTCTCCAGCATCGCATATATCAGAATCTGATGAAAATGCAGAACTTGAGTCCAAAAAAATGAGCCATAATATGCTTATGGCTCTCATAAAGTTTTTGCATAAGAAGAGATATAGTGTTATTGAGAAGGCCACTGCAGAGGGAACTGAGGAAGTTGTCTTAGATGCAGTTGGGGATAACTTCGCATCCTATAACAGTAGTAGGCATAAGAAAATAACCAAG GGGCGTGGTAGTACATCTATTAGTTCAGGAGCTCGGGAGATGGCTTCAGTATTGGATACTGCTCTACTCCAGGCATTGCTGCTTACTGGACAATCTTCTTTGGCTGAAGATTTACTTGGAGATCTTAATTACTGTGATTCGAAAATATGTGAAGAGATACTTAAAGAAGGTGGCTATCTTGTTGCTTTAGTAGAACTTTACAAGTGCAACTCAATGCACCGGGAAGCTCTGGAACTTGTTCATAAATTGGTTAAAGACGGCCAGTCTGAAATTGCACATAAGTTCAAGCCTGAGACCATCATTGAGTATCTCAAG CCGCTGTGTGAAACAGACCCCACACTTGTTCTTGAGTTGTCCATGCTTGTTCTTGAAAGCAACCCAACCCAAACTATTGAGCTCTTTCTATCCGGAAATATTCCAGCACATATGGTGAACTCATATTTGAAGCAACATGCTCCCAACTTGCAAGCCACATACTTGGAGCTCATGCTTGCAATGAATGAGGACGCTGTATCTGGAAATTTGCAAAATGAAATG GTACAAGTCTATCTTTCTGAAGTACTTGATTGGCAGGCTGATTTAAGTTCCCAGGGGAAATGGGACGAGAAAGTTTACTCCCCCAAAAGAAATAAGTTATTGTCTGCCTTAGAGAGCATGTCAGGATACAACCCAGAGGCTCTGCTGAAACGTCTTCCATCAGATGCTTTATATGAAGAGCGTGCAATATTGTTGGGAAAAATGAACCAACATGAACTAACATTATCTTTGTATGTTCATAAG CTTCATGTTCCAGAACTGGCATTGTCTTATTGTGATCGGGTGTATGGATCTACGCATAAGCCTTCTGTAACATCTCCCAGCAACATATACCTAATGCTTTTGCAAATTTATTTGAATCCACGGAGGACGACCAAGAATTATGAAAAGAGAATCACAAATCTATTATCCCCCAGGAGTACAACCCTTCCAAGAGCTAATTCAAAAATCTTATTAAAAACTAGAAGTCGAGGATCAAAGAAAATTGCTTCAATAGATGTTGCTGAGGACATAAAAGCTAGTTTGAGTAGCACGGACAGTAGCAAGAGTGATGCTGACACAGATGAATTTCCCGAAGGAGGTACTTCTATCATGCTTGATGAGGCCATTGATTTGTTGAGCCGCAGGTGGGATAGAATCAATGGAGCCCAGGCACTTAAACTTTTACCTAAGGAAACTAAACTT CAGAACTTGCTTTCATTTCTTGGACCCCTTCTGAGAAAATCTAGTGAAATGTATCGTAATTGCTCGGTGGTCCAGAGCTTGAGACAGAGTGAGAACCTTCAG GTGAAAGATGAACTCTACAATAAGAGAAAAACAGTTGTGAAGATTACCGGTGATGACATGTGTTCCTTGTGCCATAAGAAAATAGGGACTAGTGTTTTTGCAATCTACCCGAATGGGAAAACTCTAGTGCATTTTGTCTGCTTCCGAGATTCTCAAAGTATGAAAGCTGTAGCCAAAGGGTCTCCATTGAGAAAACCATTTTGA
- the LOC130711665 gene encoding uncharacterized protein LOC130711665: MEGNVYKITFGRLVPNLGPFRATEHPFKILLNHDSIVVPCENTLIPMWGLSLKNSEQVNMACGRSDCLVDFIGLLTCIVEERTCVKKGKMSKMMIIELADDKGRVQCVLFEEHAKFVTDYLSIHSTEEAILVFQLAKIKKLRGKSVLQGVVGATRLSFNAQIPEVLSFWNEIMVTDTQFADEAGFNMIENSVVSVYDDFIKNHPRKTVKSLNVSIEDGDFVVRAKIVTLLEDDSWWYLACKCSRAVMNENGHYYCSGCFRLVNYVAPRFRIKLQVFDGVDSADFVMPDSIAENLLKKTCSQMLNEVEDPNCTRATTVMQEGLVGRDLLFKVEKNLVNVYNFEDPYTVKRVCDDFDLMEVFMANSSVETPIMAKFPSSFSELNLDDYEIDMELLGSPPDLVVPVIVKPTIERSTTEYGGCSKSFKRKLEDEFVVEEEFQNVKFKECKYGTD; encoded by the exons ATGGAAGGGAATGTATATAAGATAACTTTTGGTCGGTTGGTGCCTAATTTGGGACCTTTTCGTGCAACTGAACATCCCTTCAAGATTCTTCTTAATCATGATTCTATTGTTGTCCCATGTGAGAACACTTTGATTCCGATGTGGGGTCTTTCTCTAAAGAATTCAGAACAAGTAAATATGGCTTGTGGACGGTCAGATTGTTTAGTTG ATTTTATTGGGTTGCTCACATGTATTGTTGAAGAAAGGACTTGTGTTAAAAAAGGGAAGATGTCTAAGATGATGATCATAGAGCTTGCTGATGACAA ggGGAGAGTTCAATGTGTTTTGTTTGAAGAGCATGCCAAATTTGTCACGGACTATCTGTCTATTCATTCTACTGAAGAAGCAATCTTGGTTTTCCAGTtagccaaaataaaaaaattaagag GAAAAAGTGTGCTTCAAGGTGTAGTGGGTGCAACGAGGCTAAGTTTTAACGCTCAAATCCCGGAGGTTTTATCATTCTGGAATGA gaTTATGGTGACTGATACTCAGTTTGCTGATGAAGCTGGGTTTAATATGATTGAAAATTCTGTTGTTTCAGTGTATGATGATTTTATTAAGAATCATCCAAGAAAAACTGTGAAATCATTGAATGTTTCGATTGAG GATGGAGATTTTGTTGTTCGAGCGAAGATAGTTACACTTTTGGAAGATGATAGCTGGTGGTACCTAGCTTGCAAGTGCTCTCGTGCAGTTATGAATGAGAATGGGCATTATTACTGTTCTGGCTGCTTTAGACTTGTTAATTATGTTGCTCCTAG GTTTAGGATTAAGCTACAAGTCTTTGATGGGGTAGATTCTGCTGATTTTGTGATGCCCGATTCAATTGCTGAAAATCTGCTAAAGAAAACATGTAGTCAGATGCTAAATGAAGTtgag GATCCGAACTGCACTCGTGCTACCACTGTTATGCAGGAAGGGTTGGTTGGAAGGGATTTGCTATTTAAGGTTGAGAAGAATTTGGTTAATGTGTACAACTTTGAGGATCCATATACTGTGAAACGTGTTTGTGATGATTTTGATCTTATGGAAGTGTTTATGGCAAATTCATCTGTTGAGACTCCCATTATG GCAAAGTTCCCCAGTTCATTTTCTGAGTTGAACCTTGATGATTATGAGATAGATATGGAGTTATTGGGAAGCCCTCCTGATTTAGTGGTCCCTGTGATTGTGAAGCCAACTATTGAAAGGAGCACTACAGAATATGGTGGTTGCTCAAAATCATTCAAGAGAAAGCTAGAGGATGAATTTGTTGTGGAGGAAGAATTTCAGAATGTGAAGTTTAAGGAGTGCAAGTATGGAACAGATTAG